Proteins from a single region of Hordeum vulgare subsp. vulgare chromosome 6H, MorexV3_pseudomolecules_assembly, whole genome shotgun sequence:
- the LOC123404541 gene encoding zinc finger transcription factor YY1 isoform X2: MQGLHRPYRWVKEWVPQDLVIAGGPCALYKWVREDRLAALKSKDKEQGAGTAKPDPNTEVLFLCSYDGCGKTFVDAGALRKHAHVHGERQYVCHYEGCGKKFLDSSKLKRHFLIHTGEKNFVCPHEGCGKAFSLDFNLKAHMKTHFADNYHMCPYPECGRRFTQESKLRAHFRAQHEKNLGGPVMNPGGPHNTLKSPVTPPVPSADRPYVCPYDGCGKAYIHEYKLNLHLKKEHPNHYSNAGAQAGSSRGTVSKNSRRSKPNLMTSMPLAKIPKRNGYTVPSSSVVTVPEEHQWPRKVLYEADSEETEEEGDNMEEGGLGYRAGSGDDDDETEEEE; encoded by the exons AGGATAGGTTGGCTGCTCTTAAGTCCAAGGACAAGGAACAAGGGGCAGGCACTGCAAAGCCTGATCCCAACACCGAGGTTCTTTTCTTATGCAGCTATGATGGCTGTGGGAAAACTTTTGTTGATGCAGGTGCTCTTAGGAAACATGCCCATGTGCATGGGGAGAGGCAGTATGTGTGTCACTACGAGGGATGTGGGAAG AAATTTTTAGATAGCTCTAAGTTGAAGAGGCATTTTCTTATTCATACAGGCGAGAAGAACTTCGTCTGCCCTCATGAAGGTTGTGGCAAG GCTTTCTCATTGGATTTTAATTTAAAGGCACACATGAAAACCCATTTTGCGGATAACTATCATATGTGCCCATACCCAGAATGTGGTCGAAGATTTACACAGGAATCTAAACTAAGGGCTCATTTCAGGGCACAACATGAGAAG AACCTAGGTGGGCCTGTAATGAACCCAGGTGGGCCTCATAACACATTGAAATCTCCCGTAACACCGCCAGTTCCCTCAGCTGATCGTCCGTATGTTTGTCCTTATGATGGGTGTGGCAAGGCGTATATTCACGAGTACAAACTTAACCTCCATTTGAAGAAAGAACATCCTAATCACTATTCAAATGCTGGTGCTCAAGCTGGTTCGTCGAGGGGCACCGTGTCGAAGAATTCCCGTAGAAGTAAGCCGAACCTCATGACTAGCATGCCGCTCGCCAAGATCCCTAAGCGCAACGGATATACGGTGCCATCATCTTCAGTTGTCACTGTCCCTGAGGAGCATCAGTGGCCAAGGAAGGTATTGTATGAAGCCGATAGTGAGGAGACCGAGGAAGAGGGAGATAACATGGAGGAGGGGGGATTGGGATATAGGGCTGGTAgcggcgacgatgatgatgagacgGAGGAAGAAGAATGA
- the LOC123404541 gene encoding zinc finger transcription factor YY1 isoform X1 has protein sequence MQGLHRPYRWVKEWVPQDLVIAGGPCALYKWVREDRLAALKSKDKEQGAGTAKPDPNTEVLFLCSYDGCGKTFVDAGALRKHAHVHGERQYVCHYEGCGKKFLDSSKLKRHFLIHTGEKNFVCPHEGCGKAFSLDFNLKAHMKTHFADNYHMCPYPECGRRFTQESKLRAHFRAQHEKFGAQNLGGPVMNPGGPHNTLKSPVTPPVPSADRPYVCPYDGCGKAYIHEYKLNLHLKKEHPNHYSNAGAQAGSSRGTVSKNSRRSKPNLMTSMPLAKIPKRNGYTVPSSSVVTVPEEHQWPRKVLYEADSEETEEEGDNMEEGGLGYRAGSGDDDDETEEEE, from the exons AGGATAGGTTGGCTGCTCTTAAGTCCAAGGACAAGGAACAAGGGGCAGGCACTGCAAAGCCTGATCCCAACACCGAGGTTCTTTTCTTATGCAGCTATGATGGCTGTGGGAAAACTTTTGTTGATGCAGGTGCTCTTAGGAAACATGCCCATGTGCATGGGGAGAGGCAGTATGTGTGTCACTACGAGGGATGTGGGAAG AAATTTTTAGATAGCTCTAAGTTGAAGAGGCATTTTCTTATTCATACAGGCGAGAAGAACTTCGTCTGCCCTCATGAAGGTTGTGGCAAG GCTTTCTCATTGGATTTTAATTTAAAGGCACACATGAAAACCCATTTTGCGGATAACTATCATATGTGCCCATACCCAGAATGTGGTCGAAGATTTACACAGGAATCTAAACTAAGGGCTCATTTCAGGGCACAACATGAGAAG TTTGGTGCGCAGAACCTAGGTGGGCCTGTAATGAACCCAGGTGGGCCTCATAACACATTGAAATCTCCCGTAACACCGCCAGTTCCCTCAGCTGATCGTCCGTATGTTTGTCCTTATGATGGGTGTGGCAAGGCGTATATTCACGAGTACAAACTTAACCTCCATTTGAAGAAAGAACATCCTAATCACTATTCAAATGCTGGTGCTCAAGCTGGTTCGTCGAGGGGCACCGTGTCGAAGAATTCCCGTAGAAGTAAGCCGAACCTCATGACTAGCATGCCGCTCGCCAAGATCCCTAAGCGCAACGGATATACGGTGCCATCATCTTCAGTTGTCACTGTCCCTGAGGAGCATCAGTGGCCAAGGAAGGTATTGTATGAAGCCGATAGTGAGGAGACCGAGGAAGAGGGAGATAACATGGAGGAGGGGGGATTGGGATATAGGGCTGGTAgcggcgacgatgatgatgagacgGAGGAAGAAGAATGA
- the LOC123404541 gene encoding zinc finger transcription factor YY1 isoform X3 — translation MQISFHPCTAGAEDRLAALKSKDKEQGAGTAKPDPNTEVLFLCSYDGCGKTFVDAGALRKHAHVHGERQYVCHYEGCGKKFLDSSKLKRHFLIHTGEKNFVCPHEGCGKAFSLDFNLKAHMKTHFADNYHMCPYPECGRRFTQESKLRAHFRAQHEKFGAQNLGGPVMNPGGPHNTLKSPVTPPVPSADRPYVCPYDGCGKAYIHEYKLNLHLKKEHPNHYSNAGAQAGSSRGTVSKNSRRSKPNLMTSMPLAKIPKRNGYTVPSSSVVTVPEEHQWPRKVLYEADSEETEEEGDNMEEGGLGYRAGSGDDDDETEEEE, via the exons AGGATAGGTTGGCTGCTCTTAAGTCCAAGGACAAGGAACAAGGGGCAGGCACTGCAAAGCCTGATCCCAACACCGAGGTTCTTTTCTTATGCAGCTATGATGGCTGTGGGAAAACTTTTGTTGATGCAGGTGCTCTTAGGAAACATGCCCATGTGCATGGGGAGAGGCAGTATGTGTGTCACTACGAGGGATGTGGGAAG AAATTTTTAGATAGCTCTAAGTTGAAGAGGCATTTTCTTATTCATACAGGCGAGAAGAACTTCGTCTGCCCTCATGAAGGTTGTGGCAAG GCTTTCTCATTGGATTTTAATTTAAAGGCACACATGAAAACCCATTTTGCGGATAACTATCATATGTGCCCATACCCAGAATGTGGTCGAAGATTTACACAGGAATCTAAACTAAGGGCTCATTTCAGGGCACAACATGAGAAG TTTGGTGCGCAGAACCTAGGTGGGCCTGTAATGAACCCAGGTGGGCCTCATAACACATTGAAATCTCCCGTAACACCGCCAGTTCCCTCAGCTGATCGTCCGTATGTTTGTCCTTATGATGGGTGTGGCAAGGCGTATATTCACGAGTACAAACTTAACCTCCATTTGAAGAAAGAACATCCTAATCACTATTCAAATGCTGGTGCTCAAGCTGGTTCGTCGAGGGGCACCGTGTCGAAGAATTCCCGTAGAAGTAAGCCGAACCTCATGACTAGCATGCCGCTCGCCAAGATCCCTAAGCGCAACGGATATACGGTGCCATCATCTTCAGTTGTCACTGTCCCTGAGGAGCATCAGTGGCCAAGGAAGGTATTGTATGAAGCCGATAGTGAGGAGACCGAGGAAGAGGGAGATAACATGGAGGAGGGGGGATTGGGATATAGGGCTGGTAgcggcgacgatgatgatgagacgGAGGAAGAAGAATGA